One Setaria italica strain Yugu1 chromosome II, Setaria_italica_v2.0, whole genome shotgun sequence DNA segment encodes these proteins:
- the LOC101757627 gene encoding uncharacterized protein LOC101757627 → MDAAAAGRRTLALVNLAAIMERADEALLPAVYREVGAALHATPMGLGALTLYRSAVQAACYPLAAYAAVRYNRAHVVAVGAVLWAAATFLVAVSGTFAQVAVARGLNGIGLALVTPAIQSLVADCSDDNTRGAAFGWLQLTGNIGSIIGGLFSLMLASTTIMGIAGWRVAFHIVGLISVVVGALVGLFAVDPHFLNCGNGERLLRKSAWEEMKDLVREAKAVVQIPSFQIIVAQGVTGSFPWSALSFAPMWLELMGFTHNKTGLLMTTFALASSLGGLLGGKMGDHFAVRFPDSGRIVLSQISSASAIPLAALLLLGLPDDSSYGFLHGLVMFIMGLSISWNGPATNNPIFAEIVPERSRTSIYALDRSFESVLASFAPPVVGFLAEHVYGYNPISYGAGASSVGRDKSNAGALAKALYTAIAIPMLLCCFIYSLLYRTYPRDRERARMDSLIASELQQIELERCHGVVDCYAGSKDGATVIDMEYSEEDFDPDDDEKALMDQQAEQ, encoded by the exons ATggacgcggcggcagcggggaggCGGACGCTGGCGCTGGTGAACCTGGCTGCCATCATGGAGCGGGCCGACGAGGCGCTGCTGCCGGCGGTGTACCGGGAGGTGGGAGCGGCGCTGCACGCCACGCCCATGGGGCTCGGCGCGCTCACGCTCTACCGTTCCGCCGTGCAGGCCGCCTGCTACCCGCtcgccgcctacgccgccgtgcGCTACAACCGCGCCCACGTCGTCGCCGTGGGGGCCGTACTctgggccgccgccaccttcctcgtcgccgtctccggCACCTTCGCCCAG GTAGCAGTAGCTAGAGGTTTGAATGGTATTGGCCTAGCGCTTGTCACCCCTGCAATCCAGTCTCTAGTGGCAGATTGCTCTGATGACAATACCCGTGGCGCCGCATTTGGATGGCTTCAGCTCACAGGCAACATAGGTTCAATCATTGGAGGTTTGTTTTCCCTGATGCTAGCATCAACCACAATCATGGGTATTGCGGGTTGGCGCGTTGCATTTCACATCGTTGGCCTCATCAGTGTTGTAGTCGGTGCACTGGTGGGTCTATTTGCAGTGGATCCCCATTTCCTCAATTGTGGAAATGGCGAGCGACTCTTGCGCAAGTCTGCTTGGGAAGAGATGAAGGATTTAGTGAGAGAAGCCAAAGCTGTTGTCCAAATCCCCTCATTTCAGATCATTGTGGCTCAGGGCGTCACAGGTTCATTTCCATGGTCTGCACTATCCTTTGCCCCAATGTGGTTGGAGCTAATGGGCTTTACACACAACAAAACTGGACttctcatgacaacatttgCATTGGCAAGCTCACTTGGAGGGCTATTAGGTGGAAAGATGGGGGATCACTTTGCTGTTCGCTTCCCGGATTCTGGCCGAATAGTCCTGTCACAGATAAGCTCGGCTTCTGCTATTCCATTGGCTGCACTATTGCTGTTAGGGCTACCCGATGACTCCTCTTATGGTTTCTTGCATGGACTTGTCATGTTTATTATGGGCCTGAGCATCTCCTGGAATGGTCCTGCTACAAACAA CCCCATATTCGCAGAGATCGTTCCTGAGAGATCAAGGACTAGCATATACGCATTGGACCGTTCTTTCGAGTCAGTCTTAGCCTCATTCGCTCCACCAGTTGTCGGTTTCTTAGCCGAGCATGTCTATGGTTACAACCCCATCTCCTATGGAGCTGGGGCTAGCAGTGTTGGCAGGGACAAGTCAAACGCTGGTGCCCTAGCCAAAGCTCTCTACACGGCAATCGCCATTCCTATGCTGCTCTGCTGCTTCATCTACTCCCTGTTGTACCGGACATACCCACGAGACAGGGAGAGAGCAAGAATGGACAGTCTGATTGCATCGGAGCTGCAGCAGATTGAGCTGGAAAGATGTCATGGAGTAGTAGATTGTTATGCTGGAAGTAAGGATGGCGCCACTGTGATCGATATGGAGTACAGCGAGGAAGATTTTGATCCAGATGACGATGAGAAAGCGTTGATGGATCAGCAGGCTGAGCAGTGA
- the LOC101775076 gene encoding uncharacterized protein LOC101775076 gives MAEQQGRRQRRSRRATLLLAFAALAMERADAALLPAVYREIGAALQASPTALGSIALSRSVVQTACYPLAAYLAARHDRLTVIALGAFVWAAATFLIGFSTTFPQMAVTAALNGVGLALQIPAIYAFVADSVDGASRGVAFGWLAVAGKAGTVAGTSLGLLMAPTSFLGLPGWRLAFLLLGVLGGVVGVSIRAFAAARGRAVTPASVKPVRQELQDFAREAKAVMRVPSFQVIIAQGLTGSFPWSALLFTPMWLELVGFSHGETAALMTLFKVATSVGALFGGKMGDALARRFRNSGRIVLSQISSGSAIPLAGVLLLALPNDPSTTAKHGAALFILGIMASWNGTATNSPILAEIVPPRAMTTVFALDRTFEAVLASFAPPVVGMLAERLYGYKLARSGTGGGGVDERAAVDVEMERHNATSLARAIYTSVAVPMALCCSIYSFLYCTYPRDREVARAEAVRDREGHGGEESDSEDEGDGERKLMPH, from the exons ATGGCGGAGCAGCAGGGCAGGAGGCAGCGGCGCTCGCGGAGGGCGACGCTGCTCCTGGCGTTCGCGGCGCTGGCGATGGAGCGCGCCGACGCGGCGCTGCTCCCGGCGGTGTACCGCGAGATCGGCGCAGCGCTGCAGGCCTCGCCCACGGCGCTCGGCTCCATCGCGCTGTCCCGCTCCGTCGTGCAGACCGCCTGCTACCCGCTCGCGGCCTATCTGGCGGCGCGCCACGACCGCCTCACCGTCATCGCGCTCGGCGCCTTCGTCTGGGCGGCGGCGACCTTCCTAATTGGCTTCTCCACCACCTTCCCACAG atggcggtgacggcggcgttGAACGGCGTCGGGTTGGCGCTGCAGATCCCTGCGATCTACGCCTTCGTCGCCGACTCCGTCGACGGCGCCAGTAGGGGCGTGGCGTTCGGGTGGCTCGCGGTGGCCGGGAAGGCCGGCACCGTGGCCGGCACTTCCCTCGGCCTCCTCATGGCGCCGACCTCGTTCCTGGGGCTGCCCGGCTGGCGTCTCGCCTTCCTCCTGCTCGGCGTCTTGGGTGGCGTGGTCGGCGTGTCCATCCGCGCGTTCGCCGCCGCAAGAGGCCGCGCGGTGACCCCGGCAAGCGTCAAGCCGGTGCGGCAGGAGCTGCAGGACTTCGCCAGGGAGGCCAAGGCCGTGATGCGGGTCCCGTCGTTCCAGGTCATCATCGCGCAGGGCCTCACCGGGTCGTTCCCCTGGTCGGCGCTGCTGTTCACGCCGATGTGGCTCGAGCTCGTCGGATTCTCCCACGGCGAGACGGCGGCGCTGATGACGCTGTTCAAGGTCGCAACGTCCGTGGGCGCGCTCTTCGGCGGTAAGATGGGGGACGCCCTCGCCCGGCGGTTCAGGAACTCGGGCCGCATCGTCCTCTCGCAGATCAGCTCCGGCTCCGCGATCCctctcgccggcgtcctcctcctcgctctccCCAACGACCCGTCCACGACGGCGAAGCACGGCGCCGCGCTGTTCATCCTCGGGATCATGGCCTCCTGGAACGGCACCGCCACCAACAGCCCCATACTCGCGGAGATCGTCCCGCCGCGAGCGATGACGACCGTGTTCGCGCTGGACCGGACGTTCGAGGCCGTGCTCGCCTCGTTCGCGCCACCGGTGGTTGGCATGCTCGCCGAGCGCCTCTACGGTTACAAGCTCGCGCGCTccgggacgggcggcggcggcgtcgacgagcgcgcGGCCGTCGATGTCGAGATGGAGCGGCACAACGCAACGTCCCTCGCCAGGGCGATATACACCTCCGTCGCCGTCCCCATGGCGCTGTGCTGTTCAATCTACTCGTTCCTGTACTGCACGTACCCCAGGGACAGAGAGGTGGCGCGGGCCGAGGCGGTGCGAGATAGAGAGGGTCACGGCGGTGAAGAATCTGACTCCGAGGATGAAGGCGATGGCGAGAGGAAGCTGATGCCGCACTGA
- the LOC101758180 gene encoding uncharacterized protein LOC101758180, translating into MGPAAWRQGRRTLVLVNLASIMERADEALLPAVYREVGAALHATPTGLGALTLYRSIVQAACYPVAAYAASRHNRAHVIALGAFLWAAATFLVAVSDTFLQVAVSRGLNGIGLALVIPAVQSLVADSTDDDNRGAAFGWLQLTSSIGSIFGGFFALMLAQTTFLGIAGWRIAFHLVAIVSVVVGILVWLFAVDPHFPANNAGLHATPISKKSALDEARELLIEAKSIIQIPTFQVFVAQGVSGSFPWSALSFLSMWLELIGFSHEETAMFTTIFAVATSIGGLLGGKMGDFLAQRYPNAGRIILSQISAGSAIPLAAVLLLGLPDDPSRSSGVAHGLVLFIMGLIISWNGAATNCPIFAEIVPEKQRTSIYALDRTFESILASFAPPVVGLLSQHLYGFKPDDKGSSPEQDRENAASLAKALYTAISIPMVICSSIYTFMYRTYPRDRDRARMQSMIQSELDQIELGGSHFGCGDDRFDLFESADDGEKPDQVDAIYGSEESAQADAGTARLLGNHEL; encoded by the exons AtggggccggcggcgtggcggcaggggcggcggacGCTGGTGCTGGTGAACCTGGCGTCCATCATGGAGCGCGCCGACGAGGCGCTGCTGCCGGCGGTGTACCGGGAGGTGGGCGCCGCGCTGCACGCCACGCCCACGGGGCTCGGCGCCCTCACGCTCTACCGCTCCATCGTCCAGGCCGCCTGCTACCCGGTGGCGGCCTACGCGGCGTCGCGCCACAACCGCGCCCACGTCATCGCGCTGGGGGCCTTCCTCTGGGCGGCCGCCACgttcctcgtcgccgtctccgaCACCTTCCTCCAG GTAGCGGTGTCTAGAGGCTTGAACGGCATTGGTCTAGCTCTTGTCATACCTGCAGTCCAGTCGCTGGTCGCCGACTCCACGGACGACGACAACCGTGGAGCAGCTTTTGGCTGGCTGCAGCTGACCAGCAGCATAGGCTCCATATTTGGGGGATTCTTTGCCTTGATGCTGGCACAAACCACATTCCTGGGGATTGCCGGATGGCGCATTGCCTTCCATCTCGTCGCAATTGTCAGCGTTGTCGTAGGCATTCTCGTGTGGCTCTTCGCCGTGGATCCCCATTTCCCTGCAAACAATGCCGGGTTACATGCCACACCAATCAGCAAAAAGTCTGCATTGGATGAAGCAAGGGAGCTGCTCATCGAGGCCAAGTCTATAATTCAGATCCCAACATTCCAGGTCTTCGTTGCCCAGGGTGTCAGCGGCTCGTTCCCGTGGTCAGCCCTGTCCTTCTTGTCCATGTGGCTTGAGCTCATCGGGTTCAGCCATGAGGAGACCGCCATGTTCACAACAATCTTCGCGGTTGCCACCTCCATTGGCGGCCTTCTTGGTGGAAAGATGGGGGATTTCCTTGCTCAGCGGTATCCGAACGCTGGGAGGATCATCCTGTCGCAGATAAGTGCTGGCTCTGCTATTCCACTAGCTGCTGTTCTTCTGCTGGGACTGCCGGATGATCCATCCAGATCCAGTGGTGTAGCCCATGGACTCGTTTTGTTCATCATGGGACTCATCATCTCCTGGAATGGAGCTGCTACAAACTG CCCGATTTTCGCAGAGATTGTGCCCGAGAAACAAAGAACGAGCATTTATGCTCTGGACAGGACTTTCGAGTCTATTCTAGCTTCATTTGCGCCTCCTGTCGTCGGCTTGTTATCTCAGCACCTCTATGGTTTCAAACCGGACGACAAAGGGAGCAGCCCTGAACAAGACCGGGAGAACGCCGCGTCGCTGGCCAAGGCGCTGTACACGGCCATTTCCATACCGATGGTGATTTGCAGCTCCATATACACGTTCATGTATCGCACTTACCCTCGAGACAGGGATCGTGCGCGTATGCAGTCTATGATTCAGTCAGAATTGGATCAGATTGAACTTGGGGGTTCGCATTTCGGATGCGGTGATGACAGGTTTGATCTCTTTGAATCGGCAGATGATGGTGAGAAACCTGATCAGGTCGATGCCATTTACGGTTCTGAAGAATCTGCCCAGGCTGATGCTGGCACCGCAAGACTATTAGGAAACCATGAGCTGTGA